One genomic segment of Bdellovibrionales bacterium includes these proteins:
- a CDS encoding 50S ribosomal protein L10, which translates to MMTKAEKAQEISQISERFTRAKAAFLIDFKGMSVEKVTDLRKQLYPVKSEMRVVRNTLARRALMDHPQSESALKDEFVGTNAIVFAYEDASASAKLLAEFAKKVEELQVKSGVMDGKALDEAKIKYLATLPSKDQLRAQLLGTLQAPMAKFVRTLEAVPGGFARVLSAYNDKRSE; encoded by the coding sequence ATGATGACCAAAGCCGAAAAGGCGCAGGAAATCTCTCAAATATCTGAGCGGTTCACCAGAGCCAAAGCTGCGTTTCTGATCGATTTCAAGGGAATGTCCGTTGAAAAGGTTACGGATTTACGAAAGCAGCTGTACCCCGTCAAATCTGAGATGAGGGTGGTTCGTAATACGTTGGCACGTAGAGCCCTAATGGATCACCCACAATCGGAGTCTGCATTAAAAGACGAGTTTGTGGGTACCAACGCCATTGTTTTTGCTTACGAGGACGCATCGGCTTCGGCCAAGTTGCTTGCTGAGTTTGCAAAAAAGGTGGAAGAGCTACAGGTCAAGTCAGGTGTTATGGATGGAAAAGCTCTAGACGAGGCCAAAATTAAGTATTTGGCTACCTTGCCATCAAAAGACCAGTTACGTGCACAATTGTTGGGTACGTTACAGGCTCCGATGGCCAAGTTTGTCAGAACTTTGGAGGCTGTGCCTGGTGGATTTGCGCGTGTATTGAGCGCCTATAACGATAAACGAAGTGAATAG
- the rplL gene encoding 50S ribosomal protein L7/L12, with amino-acid sequence MALNKEEVVDFLSNMPVIELAEMIKTLEDKWGVSAAAPAAVAVAAGPGAAAVEEKTEFDVILANAGANKINVIKEVRALTGLGLKEAKDLVEGAPKAVKEGISKDEANKIKEALVKAGATVEVK; translated from the coding sequence ATGGCACTGAATAAAGAAGAAGTAGTGGATTTTTTGTCGAATATGCCAGTGATTGAATTGGCTGAGATGATTAAAACTTTAGAGGACAAGTGGGGCGTAAGCGCTGCAGCTCCTGCTGCTGTTGCGGTAGCGGCTGGTCCGGGCGCGGCAGCTGTAGAAGAAAAAACAGAATTTGATGTGATTCTTGCAAATGCAGGCGCCAATAAAATTAATGTGATCAAGGAAGTGCGCGCTCTGACAGGTCTTGGTCTGAAAGAAGCAAAAGACCTAGTTGAGGGAGCTCCAAAGGCAGTTAAGGAAGGCATTTCTAAAGATGAAGCCAATAAAATTAAAGAGGCATTGGTCAAAGCTGGTGCCACGGTTGAAGTGAAGTAG